Proteins encoded in a region of the Perognathus longimembris pacificus isolate PPM17 chromosome 11, ASM2315922v1, whole genome shotgun sequence genome:
- the Fh gene encoding fumarate hydratase, mitochondrial — MYRALRLLVRSHRLPRAPASASAPGWGTTAILPLWAPNASRMASQNSFRIEYDTFGELKVPNDKYYGAQTVRSTMNFKIGGVTERMPIPVIKAFGILKRAAAEVNQDYGLDPKVANAIMKAADEVAEGKLNDHFPLVVWQTGSGTQTNMNVNEVISNRAIEMLGGELGSKKPVHPNDHVNKSQSSNDTFPTAMHIAAAVEVHEVLLPGLQKLHDALSAKSKEFAEIIKIGRTHTQDAVPLTLGQEFSGYVQQVQYAMARIKAAMPRIYELAAGGTAVGTGLNTRIGFAEKVAAKVAALTGLPFVTAPNKFEALAAHDALVELSGAMNTTACSLMKIANDIRFLGSGPRSGLGELILPENEPGSSIMPGKVNPTQCEAMTMVAAQVMGNHVAVTVGGSNGHFELNVFKPMMIKNVLHSARLLGDAAVSFTDNCVVGIQANTERINKLMNESLMLVTALNPHIGYDKAAKIAKTAHKKGSTLKETAIELGYLTAEQFEEWVKPKDMLGPK, encoded by the exons GCAAGCCAAAATTCCTTCCGAATTGAATATGATACTTTTGGTGAGCTGAAGGTaccaaatgataaatattatggTGCTCAGACTGTCCGATCTACAATGAACTTTAAGATTGGAGGTGTGACAGAACGCATGCCA ATCCCAGTCATTAAAGCTTTTGGTATCTTGAAGCGAGCAGCAGCTGAAGTAAACCAGGATTATGGTCTTGATCCAAAGGTTGCTAATGCAATAATGAAGGCAGCAGATGAG gtaGCTGAAGGTAAATTAAATGATCATTTTCCTCTTGTGGTGTGGCAGACTGGATCAGGAACCCAGACAAACATGAATGTAAATGAAGTCATTAGCAATAGAGCAATAGAAATGTTAGGAGGCGAACTTGGCAGCAAGAAACCTGTGCATCCCAATGATCATGTTAATAAAAGCCAG AGCTCCAATGACACTTTCCCTACAGCAATGCACATTGCTGCTGCAGTAGAAGTTCATGAAGTGCTGTTACCAGGACTGCAGAAGCTCCATGACGCTCTTAGCGCAAAGTCCAAAGAATTTGCGGAGATCATCAAAATTGGGCGTACTCACACTCAGGATGCCGTTCCGCTTACTCTAGGGCAG GAATTCAGTGGGTATGTTCAACAAGTGCAGTATGCAATGGCCAGAATCAAAGCTGCCATGCCAAGGATCTATGAGCTGGCAGCTGGGGGCACCGCTGTAGGTACTGGTTTAAATACTAGAATCGGCTTTGCAGAAAAGGTTGCTGCAAAAGTGGCTGCACTCACAG gcTTGCCGTTTGTCACTGCTCCAAATAAATTTGAAGCTCTGGCTGCTCATGATGCTCTGGTGGAACTCAGTGGAGCCATGAACACTACAGCCTGCAGTCTGATGAAGATAGCGAATGACATTCGTTTTCTGGGTTCTGGTCCTCGCTCAGGTCTGGGAGAACTGATCCTACCTGAAAATGAGCCAGGAAGCAGCATCATGCCAG GCAAGGTGAACCCAACTCAGTGTGAAGCCATGACCATGGTTGCAGCCCAGGTTATGGGGAACCATGTTGCTGTCACTGTTGGAGGGAGCAATGGGCATTTTGAATTGAATGTTTTCAAGCCCATGATG ATTAAAAATGTGCTACACTCAGCCAGGCTGCTAGGCGATGCTGCCGTGTCCTTCACAGACAACTGCGTGGTGGGAATCCAAGCCAACACAGAAAGGATCAACAAGCTCATGAATGAATCACTGATGTTGGTGACTGCTCTCAATCCTCACATAG GATATGACAAGGCAGCAAAGATTGCTAAGACTGCACACAAAAAAGGATCAACCTTAAAGGAAACTGCGATTGAGCTGGGCTATCTCACAGCAGAGCAGTTTGAAGAGTGGGTGAAACCTAAGGACATGCTGGGTCCAAAATGA